CGTAAGGATGGCAAGGTTTGATTAAAGCTGTTTGTGGCGAAATGTTATCTCTAATACATATGACATCTCGAACTCACGGTATGCTTCATGGGGATGCTTGATGGATATAACTCTTGAACtcgtaaatttgttttttaaataagatgtttcttctttttgtctttttcttcacaTCGCCCACCAGTCCCTCCCCTGTTCACTCACACAATTGATCACTTTGTTCAGGTTGCAAAGATTTGCACTTTTGCAAGACGAATGGTAACAGCAGCAGTCTGGAAACTTATCACATCTTCTCACAGGGCATCACCTCCGGCTTCTTGACCAGATACCTGGGAGGCTATGGGCCCAGCCTTGCTTATGTCACCAACTCAACCCTCATGCCCGTCCAGCTGCTAGACTTTGCGGCTGATATTTGAATAACTTACACTGTAAACGTCACTTGCCTGTAAAGTCAAAGGTCATGATCGTGAGTGGTAATAtcattaataaagttgatttaacAAGTAACAGGCCTTTGATGTGTCATATACACAACAGCTTGAGTTTTTGTAGcggcaggtgtatcacccgctGTGGAGAAGGTTTTGTGCGTATGACGATCCAATCAATAGTCATGAGCACGTAGAGGATTTATGGGGAGTGTAGGTACATAATGCCTCGCTTAGTAAAATAGCCGCCAAGCGGACAAAGTCAGTCTAGCAACTTTGTCACCTAAAAAATAGCGAAGACACTCCAGGATCAGGAAGGTCAGTTTACTCgtacaatttgtttttgctttgccCTGAAAAGTAATAGAATAGTACGGGAGTGTACTTTAATTTGAATATCTTAACTGAATACTGTCTcggaaaagaaacattttcaaatacatCATTCATAGCGGGCAATGTTGGTGGTCTTCGCTGAACTGTTATTCTTTAAAGTGACCGTAAAGGATAGGAACTGTAAGTGGTTGACTATTTATTGGACATGAGAGATATCACGTATCTATTCAAGGTGAGTTTTGGAGTTTTCTCTCCGCTGTCTCACCCAAGCCTCGAACCTCCGATCAGTAACCACAGGACTAGatattgtcatatatatatataaatacttcgcataaaatgttaagaaattGTGTTCTATCACGATGGAAGATCACTGCAGGAGGACGTCCCACGTTGGCTCCTCGTCCAAATGACTGCCCATGACACCCAACTCTCTGGAGGAGCTCCAGACAACACTTCACTCCGAAGAAAGGCATGGTGCAGGTCCAGTCGTGAAACCACCTTTCTCCTCGCCTGTTTTGCGGGGGTCTTTGTGGGGTTTGCACTGGGCTTCGGAATCAGCGCCGTGCCTGGGGGCCCTGGCCAGTCCATGATCATCTGGTTAGGTAACACTGGTCAAAGTttggtctgtttttgttttagagcAATGGTTGTACACTCGATAGGACTTATAAATGTGTCCACGGCAGCAGTGTTCGACAGTCAGTCAAAAGCAATGGCTTTTCTGCGTAGCATGCAATGTGAGCTGAacgtttttttatttctaaaataatcaacaaaaatttgatattttcttaacttttccttttttaaacagTCGGTTTGGGTCACCCactttctgtatgtccatccaTCATTCTGGccttttttcgttctttcattCGTGTGttcgtttctttctcttttatgaaATTTCGGTCTCAAAGCCACACAAATCAGTCACCACCGGCAcaccttttctgtttcttttctaccaaaatgattaaaaaatacaggTTTGTAGCATGCCTCTTAACCTTACACCTTCGAATCTCGAAAAATGTGTTTCATCGAAAAGGCAGAAGAGTATATTTCAGCCTGTCAGATTAACTGGAGCTAATTTCGAAATCGTCTGATATATTCAAAGCGTGGCTTCTGAATGAAAttgtctacatttgtttttaaccaATTCTAAATATGTTTAATCAGGACTGCCAGGTGAGCTGTACATGCGGATGATGAATGCTGCCATTCTACCCCttgtcatcagcagcatcatcgCAGGTAAGAGAGACAGTTTGGAAGACTTATAACGAGCCTCTTCTGTCTGCACCATATTTTACTCATATTCTGGTGGTTAACAGGAAACCTCAGTGACACCAGTAAAACAGAGTTTTATATGACAATGAAAGTGTGGTCACTCTTTCGTTCACAAAGGTTGATGtatgcaaaagtttaaaaagtttacaCCAGATGAGCTAGCTTCAGAAGCAGGTGAGTGTCAgtgtttgttgcttgtttttgGTGTAGGTACAGCAGGACTGAATCCTAAAGTCAACGGACGCATCAGCATAGTGGCCTTCACTTACATCATAGCCACCAACCTCATCGGCGCCATCACTGGAGCGGTCATGGCCATGGTCATCAATCCGGGTTAGTATAGAGCGATGATCCTCAGTACAATcttcaaacaagaaaatttaGGGAAAAGTTTTGCTACATCATGTTTTCTGTCAGAATTTCGCTCTTTTGGTTcgttgcttaaaaaaaaaattaaataaagacaaagaaaagaagacaaagcagGCAAAACAGTCGTatgaagaggagaaaaatgCAATAGACATTTAACTTCATTAAGGACACTGGTTCCTtttccaacaaaaaaatatcattcttcATGAGGATATAATTCGCTAATCCAAAgccctttattttcttcatatgATGATAACCTCACAGAATAGTTATTTCAGCCATCATAAGCGCATTAGTTCCCTTCACAAGAAACTTTATCTCATTGATGATAGATGATTCACTCATCCAAAGCTCATCGAAAACAGTTCATCCACTCATCGCTAACAGCTAGTATTGCTCAGAAGACTGTATTCTCACAGAAGACAGTTAATTGGCTGGTGCAGGAAGAAGCGGACTCATGACCTCGAAGGGTTCGAAACTCAGCGCCCGCAATCTCAGAACAGAAGACCTCTTTCGTCGACTTCATTAGgcaagaaatatgaaaaacatgTCTCAATCTCTCGATTTGTCAAatgcaactaaaaaataataggatgacaatgatgacgacgacgatgatgatgatgatgatgatgatgagaaggagagaaggagaaatagATGAGTTTCGGGGTAAACccgtttgtgtgcatgtttgagtgACTGGAAAAGCGCAAACTCCTTTATCAGTCAGTTCCGTTACTGCAGGAATCTGGTTCCCGACAACCTGGTGACCGCCACATTCCAGCAGTCTCAAACCCAGTATCGAGAGGTGCAAGCAGCCAACGGCAGCACGGACAACGCCACGGTGGTCCTGGAACGTTTTGTGTCAACTGGCGGCGGAGCTAATGCCCTAGGTCAGCCCCTAGCTCTCACATTTATCTAGGCAAGATTTACTTTCAGATAACTTTAACAGTTTTAGAGGtcataaacagtaaaatattacattaagcTGATTGGGAaagcaaagtaaacaacagcaacaacaacatagtCCATGAACTCGTAGTCCTCAATTAAAATTGACCTTTATCACTCACTGGGAACTTCCTTAAGTGTGGAGTTACCCAGTTCCCGACCTGCAGGCTGCAGTAGAGAAACAAAGTTTTGCAGCTGCCAGCAATTACCCTTTGACCTCTCGCTGTTGACAGGCTTGGTTGTGGCATGCGCAGCTCTCGGGATGGCAGCATCGCAGAGCAAAAAGACCGGAGAACCTTTTCTAGCGTTCTTCCGATCATGCTCTGAAGTTATCACTCTCCTGTTGCACCGCATCATATGGTGAGCAGATTTCAGCATTTCTTTAAACAAGACAAACCGATTTCACTAGCTTGTATGTTAGCAATGGAGCTCTCTAGGCAGACCAAGGTCTTTGTATTCATGTATTTGTATCCAAGCACTTTCACTGCCCTCCAGCTAATttaagcacaaataaaaaattgtcgCAAAAgatattctggatttttttcaaaaagacatAATTCAGAATCAGATTTATTTGGTGCTGGTGCAGGTGCTGCTGCCTTGCTTCAGCAGGTGTACTGTGTAAACCTTATCTTCACCAGGTTCACTCCAGTCGGTGTCTCTAGCCTCATCGCCAGTTCCGTTGCATCGACGAAAAACGTCCTTGTAACGGTGAGGGGCCTTGGCCTCTTTGTACTGTCGGAGACACTTGGCAACGTGGTTCTGGCGATCGGAGTTTCGCCCCTCCTCTACTTCCTCGTCGTCCGCAGGaaccccttctctctcctggTGGGCGCCTCAAGGGCAGTCATCGCTGGAGTTGCGCCCCCTTCGTCGTCAGTAAAAGTTTTGGATGAGCGTGTGACATGTGTGCGTGCATCCGGTGCCATGGCAACgacatattgttatttttgtgtcgTCTGTTGGTGAAAATCCTTGGTCAGAACTCAGTTCCCATATTTAACACcgcaaagtttatttttagattacTGGCGAGTGAGCTTCTTATCGACAGCTTCATCGAAAGCGTTTTGTATTTTGTCGACTCAGTTcgatttgaaagaaaagaaatatgtcgAAACTCTCATGAACACGAATGAAAATCTAAAGAAGATCAACCCAAAACAAgaatttcaaaagcaaaaattctCTCTTCCccaaaccagaaaaaaaccaaTTAAGTGTACGATAACCAAAGCAAATATGcaacatcaaaaataaactttgatcattattcttattctaactttttttttttactgaatcGAAAAcactagattaaaaaaaaaaaaaatcaagttttgcaagaaagtaattttgccagaaaaaaatatttcagtgtaaCGAGCATTTTAGAGGTCGATTAGCATACGGCCAGGTGGCAGTGTCATAGATGTGTCGGCAGTTAGTTGATTTTATGACGACCTGAGTGCCTGGTGGTGTGTCACTGTTTCCCACAGCGCCATCGCCCTGCCAGAGATCATCAAATACCTCGAGGAGAAAGTCCGGGTGGATCATCGGGTGTCTCGCTTCGTCGTTCCTTTCGCCGTCACGCTTAACCGGGACGGCAGCGTCATGTTCATCACGCTGACGTCACTGTACATAGCGCAGCTGCAAGGCGACGTCACTGCCGACGTCATAGTTCTCGTGATGTATGACCATTTTGACCTTTACCCTCTGTCGTTTTCAGCAAGGATTTGGGTGTTCTTAAGCTCAGGACAGTGATAATAGGTGTTGTCACTAATGAAAACGGCGAGAACATGTGTCACAGTTTATTGTTTAGGTCCTTACTTCCGTCCCTAATATTTAGTAACACGCAACATCCGGTTGACGTGTACAAGAGATGACAGCCCAAGCGAGAGACGGTTGCGTGGAAACTGTATAATGGTTTTATTTCCACGcaataaactgtttacattcATTGCCATAATTAATAAGGAAAGTAATGCACTTTGGTATAGCTGTCCTTTTTTCAATCTGGAAATTTAAAATcgtatttagaaaaaaatgatgatctctgaaaaacaaaagcaaacaatccgaagaacattaaatatatttgataGACTTTGCAGAAATAGTAATATTATGTGTATTGTGAACTGGGATGTGTTGGTCACgttatgcaaatatttattataattatgttaC
This is a stretch of genomic DNA from Pomacea canaliculata isolate SZHN2017 linkage group LG3, ASM307304v1, whole genome shotgun sequence. It encodes these proteins:
- the LOC112559125 gene encoding excitatory amino acid transporter-like isoform X1 codes for the protein MRDITYLFKEDVPRWLLVQMTAHDTQLSGGAPDNTSLRRKAWCRSSRETTFLLACFAGVFVGFALGFGISAVPGGPGQSMIIWLGLPGELYMRMMNAAILPLVISSIIAGTAGLNPKVNGRISIVAFTYIIATNLIGAITGAVMAMVINPGRSGLMTSKGSKLSARNLRTEDLFRRLH
- the LOC112559125 gene encoding excitatory amino acid transporter-like isoform X2 — encoded protein: MTAHDTQLSGGAPDNTSLRRKAWCRSSRETTFLLACFAGVFVGFALGFGISAVPGGPGQSMIIWLGLPGELYMRMMNAAILPLVISSIIAGTAGLNPKVNGRISIVAFTYIIATNLIGAITGAVMAMVINPGRSGLMTSKGSKLSARNLRTEDLFRRLH
- the LOC112558661 gene encoding neutral amino acid transporter A-like, producing MSQSLDLNLVPDNLVTATFQQSQTQYREVQAANGSTDNATVVLERFVSTGGGANALGLVVACAALGMAASQSKKTGEPFLAFFRSCSEVITLLLHRIIWFTPVGVSSLIASSVASTKNVLVTVRGLGLFVLSETLGNVVLAIGVSPLLYFLVVRRNPFSLLVGASRAVIAGVAPPSSAIALPEIIKYLEEKVRVDHRVSRFVVPFAVTLNRDGSVMFITLTSLYIAQLQGDVTADVIVLVILLATASSLAIPAIPSASFVTILLILSSINVTPANIGILMAIEWFSDRIRTGANVVSHIVCGAITNKLCMTSLMATDLLQTTPLRHVEKMVIVEEPDSEKDESHQTSHQ